The Cydia splendana unplaced genomic scaffold, ilCydSple1.2 scaffold_78_ctg1, whole genome shotgun sequence genome includes a window with the following:
- the LOC134805903 gene encoding uncharacterized protein LOC134805903, protein MRSYITKDFARKFNLVTIEDSHLTIFIFGTNTPQEVESPKVKIQMVTQTGEIVSINVNIVPVIARGVPYLGPDRRLWNPEYKLADDGSFGDRIDLLVGNDYYLSLLLPEIIELKEDLFMINTKFGWTFGGKPEIEPDNNLEIITYCQTNLDIGRNKPDLPLEGVNLKELWDLETIGIVDSPKESREEEALRHFNETTRFEHGRYQVSWPWVEYPPDLDPNFGLALGRLVSLIKRLEADTLTSYDELIKEQEKLGIIEVVPEEEVVSPSHPVHYLPHHCVIQKNKPPRIVYDASSKIKDNKSLNQCLYCGPLMLEELTGILLKFRSHNIGICADVEKAFLQIGLQAKDRDVTRFLWIKDLDKPVKNNNLIHMRFCRVPFGVISSPFLLNATIKYHLSKSSLESIQRVAHDIYVDNMVTGTDTVEEAIDLYSATKQEFQQMSMNLREWSSNSCDFIEQVPDSCQDKIVKILGLDWNLESDTLHLRLKEREYPSTKRGVLQCIASVYDPCGYAAPSTLSAKLLLQDLWKLKLKWDNPLTGDEAKRWIDVQKELKNLKDTCVPRCCVENLRLKSYSIHCFTDASTKAYAAVVYIVQGNQRNFVIGKSRLIPIKDQDHLKIPRLELIASLIGHRLIQYVKKSLQGEITEQILWTDSQIIISWYYSDKLLTPFVSRRIQEMKKNKELKVRYVPTDLNPADVATRPAQPKEELEKWLAGPEFLLKDSVEWPVSPSSNTSLLVGEGLSSIPMEIELDDREIQDETGSLSIGSEETTHKDDSLRTGPKEGTHEDIGIVYTKVSEIKEVQAKYFPEELAGKETSLKRNLGLFIDEDGILRSKGRFQYANWTYDKRYPILLPPKSTYTDNIIMRTHNDNYHVGAAHTLSIIRQNFWIPQGKKRVLNVISKCSQCIKQRGGPFKLPPTPALPPERVNYTEPFTFTGIDYLGPILVKTQLGTEKRWICLFTCLAVRAIHLEVVRDLTAEEGLLALRRFIATRNVPTVITSDNATNFKLISEVMIRPYCIEKKIKWRFIPQLAPWFGGFYERLVGMVKVCMRTTLQKHLLTDNQISTVVKEIEAVVNTRPLTYVDEDVEHILRPSDFIAMGRTIITDTGSDGSLPLETQTKSDLVQSWKKGISILEEFKRMFIDRYLLSLRERYSHSPKQPRCTSKLEPSEGQVVQIKADNKNRQDWKVGKIISLEKGSDNMCRVARVKVGNKVYTRSLAQLYPLEVEDVTSEEAATSTVNKEDSRVLEDSQILDIDLEVDNLGDMPFNDEGDKETLYDTAGISEECTLERVTSPNNIETDNGSNADDDTGASPRPRQQRDAAAKAREKIRLWTQSLSSLLPVFGSVASARHCDDV, encoded by the coding sequence ATGAGATCTTACATTACAAAGGACTTCGCAAGGAAATTCAACTTGGTAACCATAGAAGATAGTCATcttactatatttatttttggtaccaaTACACCTCAAGAAGTGGAAAGTCCCAAAGTTAAGATCCAGATGGTAACACAAACCGGTGAAATTGTTTCAATTAATGTCAACATTGTTCCTGTGATTGCAAGAGGCGTTCCATACTTAGGACCTGACCGTAGATTATGGAATCCGGAATATAAGTTAGCTGATGATGGATCCTTCGGTGACCGGATAGACCTTTTAGTGGGTAACGACTACTATCTATCTCTGTTATTACCCGAGATAATAGAATTAAAGGAAGATCTTTTCATGATTAACACCAAGTTTGGATGGACTTTCGGAGGAAAACCAGAGATAGAACCAGATAATAACTTGGAAATCATCACCTATTGTCAGACTAACTTGGACATAGGAAGAAATAAACCTGATTTACCATTAGAAGGTGTAAATCTAAAGGAACTATGGGATCTGGAAACAATTGGCATCGTGGACTCTCCGAAAGAGAGCAGAGAGGAAGAAGCCTTGCGTCACTTCAACGAGACGACCCGGTTTGAACATGGCAGATACCAAGTCTCGTGGCCATGGGTAGAATACCCTCCAGACTTGGATCCTAACTTCGGTTTGGCACTAGGACGACTTGTGAGTTTAATTAAACGTCTAGAAGCTGACACATTGACTTCGTACGACGAATTAATTAAAGAACAAGAGAAATTAGGAATAATAGAAGTCGTACCGGAGGAAGAGGTTGTTAGCCCAAGTCATCCCGTTCACTACCTACCACACCACTGTGTCATACAGAAGAATAAGCCTCCGCGCATAGTATACGACGCGTCATCTAAAATCAAGGACAATAAGAGCTTAAATCAGTGCCTTTACTGTGGTCCCTTAATGCTGGAAGAGTTAACAGGAATATTGTTGAAGTTTAGATCACATAACATAGGTATTTGTGCAGATGTCGAGAAAGCATTTCTACAAATAGGTTTACAAGCTAAGGACCGTGACGTAACTAGATTCCTTTGGATCAAGGATCTAGATAAAccagtaaaaaataataatttaatacataTGAGGTTCTGTAGAGTCCCATTCGGTGTGATCAGCAGCCCGTTCTTACTGAACGCCACAATTAAATACCACTTATCTAAATCTAGCTTAGAGAGTATACAACGTGTTGCTCATGACATCTATGTGGATAATATGGTGACTGGAACAGATACTGTAGAAGAAGCTATAGATTTATATAGCGCCACAAAACAAGAGTTTCAACAAATGTCAATGAACTTGAGGGAGTGGAGCTCTAACTCATGTGACTTCATAGAACAGGTTCCAGACAGCTGTCAAGATAAAATAGTTAAGATACTCGGACTGGACTGGAACTTAGAATCGGATACACTTCACTTGCGACTGAAGGAACGTGAGTATCCTAGTACAAAGAGAGGAGTTCTACAATGCATCGCGTCAGTGTACGACCCTTGTGGGTATGCAGCACCCTCTACATTATCAGCGAAACTTCTTCTACAGGACTTGtggaaacttaaattaaaatgggatAACCCTTTAACTGGAGATGAAGCGAAGAGATGGATTGATGTACAGAAAGAACTTAAGAACTTAAAGGACACCTGTGTTCCCCGGTGCTGTGTAGAGAACCTTCGGCTGAAGAGCTATTCCATCCATTGCTTCACAGACGCTTCGACTAAAGCATATGCAGCGGTTGTCTACATAGTGCAGGGTAACCAGAGAAACTTCGTTATAGGAAAATCAAGACTGATACCAATTAAAGATCAGGATCATTTGAAGATCCCAAGATTAGAGCTTATTGCATCTCTTATAGGTCATCGTTTAATCCAGTACGTTAAGAAGTCACTACAAGGCGAAATAACTGAACAGATCCTCTGGACGGACAGTCAAATTATAATCAGTTGGTACTACTCAGATAAACTTCTAACACCGTTCGTATCAAGAAGAATACAAGAAATGAAGAAAAACAAAGAACTGAAGGTACGATATGTTCCAACGGATTTAAACCCAGCGGACGTGGCTACCAGGCCCGCACAACCAAAGGAGGAACTGGAGAAATGGTTGGCAGGACCCGAGTTCTTATTGAAAGACTCAGTAGAATGGCCTGTCAGTCCGTCAAGTAACACTTCTCTtttggttggggagggtctgtCGAGCATTCCAATGGAAATAGAACTTGACGACAGAGAGATACAGGATGAAACTGGTAGTTTAAGTATTGGATCTGAAGAAACGACACATAAAGATGACAGCTTAAGAACTGGACCTAAAGAAGGGACGCACGAAGACATCGGCATCGTATATACTAAGGTTTCAGAGATCAAAGAAGTCCAAGCTAAGTACTTTCCCGAAGAACTAGCAGGAAAAGAGACTAGCCTAAAAAGAAATCTAGGTCTTTTTATAGATGAAGATGGAATACTAAGAAGCAAGGGGCGATTCCAATACGCTAATTGGACGTACGACAAACGATATCCAATCTTACTACCTCCTAAGAGTACATATACTGATAATATCATTATGAGAACTCATAATGATAATTATCATGTCGGAGCCGCCCACACTCTTAGTATAATTCGTCAGAACTTCTGGATACCACAAGGGAAGAAGCGAGTTCTTAACGTCATAAGTAAATGTAGTCAATGCATCAAACAACGGGGTGGACCGTTTAAACTACCGCCTACACCGGCTTTACCTCCTGAAAGGGTCAACTACACGGAACCTTTTACTTTTACAGGGATAGACTATCTAGGCCCGATACTAGTTAAAACCCAATTAGGAACGGAGAAGAGGTGGATTTGCCTATTTACCTGTCTTGCCGTACGCGCCATACATCTGGAAGTCGTGAGAGATTTGACAGCAGAGGAAGGACTTCTCGCCTTAAGAAGATTCATAGCTACTAGGAACGTACCCACAGTAATAACATCTGACAATGccactaattttaaattaatatccgAAGTTATGATACGACCTTATTGTATAGAAAAGAAGATTAAGTGGCGTTTCATCCCTCAATTAGCACCATGGTTCGGGGGCTTCTACGAGAGACTTGTGGGTATGGTCAAAGTCTGCATGAGAACAACTCTTCAGAAACATCTTCTTACGGACAATCAAATAAGTACCGTAGTCAAGGAAATTGAAGCTGTTGTCAACACTCGACCGCTAACATATGTCGACGAAGATGTAGAACATATACTTAGGCCGTCTGATTTCATCGCTATGGGAAGAACCATAATAACAGACACCGGGAGTGATGGATCTTTACCTCTAGAAACACAGACGAAGAGTGATCTAGTACAAAGCTGGAAGAAAGGTATCAGCATATTGGAAGAGTTTAAAAGAATGTTCATAGATCGGTACCTTTTGAGCCTGAGAGAAAGGTATTCACACTCTCCTAAACAACCTAGGTGCACATCCAAGCTTGAACCATCAGAGGGCCAAGTAGTACAAATTAAGGCCGATAACAAAAATAGACAAGACTGGAAAGTAGGGAAAATTATATCTCTTGAAAAGGGGAGCGACAATATGTGTCGTGTCGCCCGCGTTAAGGTAGGGAATAAAGTATATACTCGTTCTTTAGCACAATTGTATCCATTAGAAGTAGAAGATGTGACAAGCGAAGAAGCTGCTACATCAACGGTGAATAAAGAAGACTCAAGAGTTCTTGAAGATTCACAAATTTTAGACATCGACCTCGAAGTCGATAATTTGGGCGACATGCCTTTTAATGATGAAGGGGATAAGGAAACTTTATATGATACAGCAGGTATAAGTGAAGAGTGTACTCTAGAGAGAGTCACTTCGCCTAATAATATTGAGACAGACAATGGATCAAATGCTGATGATGACACTGGCGCATCTCCTCGACCACGGCAGCAAAGGGATGCCGCCGCCAAAGCCCGAGAGAAGATCCGGCTGTGGACGCAATCCCTGTCTTCACTTCTGCCGGTCTTCGGGAGTGTCGCGAGTGCCAGGCACTGCGATGACGTTTAA